In Aspergillus fumigatus Af293 chromosome 2, whole genome shotgun sequence, a genomic segment contains:
- a CDS encoding DUF3455 domain-containing protein, protein MYFLTSISIFLAIIVVEASPLVRGNRGLTEDFVKVTKALDGIQVGNCAYVDPTIPLYDTKPTLPAPSRGLKLKYVALGRGTQNYTCSSSDKSASPVAIGAVATLFDASCLASHNPSILHELPSAMRTVSTDALGLFAMLLSQMTSRTSSGLILGEHYFTGTGAPMFDLRIGGHKDWLQAKKGSSVPAPSQSSSHSKEGDHSVPWLKLGFADGLGIREVYRIHTSGGQPPASCKGQKESIEVEYAAEYWFYG, encoded by the exons ATGTATTTCTTGACGTCCATCTCCATTTTCCTTGCGATAATCGTGGTGGAAGCCTCCCCTCTTGTCCGAGGCAACCGAGGCTTAACTGAAGATTTTGTGAAGGTCACCAAAGCACTCGATGGGATACAAGTTGGAAACTGCGCATATGTCGATCCCACGATACCCTTATATGATACGAAACCAACTTTGCCTGCGCCATCTCGCGGACTGAAGCTGAAATATGTGGCACTTGGTCGGGGTACTCAGAACTATACTTGTTCGTCATCTGATAAATCTGCTTCCCCGGTTGCAATCGGCGCTGTTGCGACTTTGTTCGACGCGTCCTGCCTTGCCTCACATAATCCTTCAATACTCCATGAACTGCCGTCCGCAATGAGAACGGTATCAACTGATGCACTGGGGCTCTTTGCCATGCTCCTCAGTCAAATGACTTCACGAACAAGCAGTGGCTTGATCCTCGGAGAGCATTACTTTACGGGCACGGGGGCGCCCATGTTCGACCTACGTATCGGAGGGCACAAGGATTGGCTACAGGCCAAGAAGGGTTCAAGTGTACCAGCACCCTCTCAGTCATCGAGCCACTCAAAGGAAGGAGACCACAGTGTTCCGTGGTTGAAGCTCGGCTTCGCTGATGGTTTAGGTATTCGG GAAGTATATCGGATACACACGTCCGGTGGACAaccgccagcttcttgcaAGGGCCAGAAGGAGAGCATTGAGGTAGAGTATGCGGCAGAATACTGGTTCTATGGTTGA
- a CDS encoding Ldh family oxidoreductase: MDPATEKLYVSAENARTFVQSVLTGNGVSPENATIIADCLVRADLRGVDTHGINRIPSYMERIRQGVLDAKANPVLNQVTPVVAQVDGQNGFGFIAAHLGMKRAIEMAREFGIGFVSVKHSNHFGMSAWVVQQALDAGMMSLVFTNSSPALPVWGGREKLMGVSPLACGAPAGKEKPFILDMAPSIAARGKIYKAARRGEKIPSDWALDGEGRPTDDPHKALEGVMLPMGGPKGSALAVMMDVFSGVLSGSAFAGHVTNPYDPSTPADVGHFLVAIKPDLFMGLEEFKERMDYLYQRVVGSEKMAGVDRIYFPGEIEQITHEERLKTGIPYVQAEIDALNREAEKVGAERIVIDRK, translated from the coding sequence ATGGATCCAGCAACCGAAAAACTCTACGTTTCAGCAGAAAACGCCAGGACATTTGTCCAGTCAGTCTTAACAGGCAACGGCGTCTCCCCTGAGAATGCCACTATCATCGCCGACTGTCTAGTCCGTGCCGACCTACGCGGAGTGGACACCCACGGCATCAATCGCATCCCATCCTACATGGAACGCATTCGTCAAGGAGTGCTAGACGCCAAAGCCAACCCCGTGCTGAACCAGGTCACGCCGGTCGTGGCTCAGGTAGACGGACAGAATGGGTTCGGCTTCATCGCAGCGCATCTTGGAATGAAACGGGCGATTGAGATGGCGCGCGAGTTCGGCATTGGGTTTGTTTCCGTCAAGCATTCGAATCATTTCGGGATGTCCGCGTGGGTGGTGCAGCAGGCGCTTGACGCGGGAATGATGAGTCTTGTTTTCACGAACTCGTCGCCGGCGTTGCCTGTTTGGGGTGGGAGAGAGAAGTTGATGGGAGTGTCTCCTTTGGCGTGCGGTGCGCCGGCGGGAAAGGAGAAGCCATTTATTTTGGATATGGCACCCTCGATTGCGGCGCGAGGCAAGATCTACAAGGCTGCGAGGAGGGGGGAGAAAATTCCCAGCGATTGGGCTTTGGATGGTGAGGGACGGCCTACGGATGATCCGCACAAGGCTCTTGAGGGTGTGATGTTGCCTATGGGAGGGCCAAAGGGATCGGCGCTCGCGGTCATGATGGATGTTTTCTCTGGAGTCCTGTCTGGCTCGGCATTCGCGGGTCATGTCACTAATCCCTATGATCCTTCCACACCGGCTGATGTAGGGCATTTTCTCGTCGCTATCAAGCCCGATCTCTTCATGGGCTTGGAGGAGTTCAAGGAGCGGATGGATTATCTTTATCAGAGGGTGGTGGGCTCCGAGAAAATGGCTGGAGTAGATCGCATCTACTTTCCTGGGGAAATTGAACAGATCACGCACGaggagagattgaagacgGGTATTCCATATGTCCAAGCAGAAATCGATGCATTGAATAGGGAGGCAGAGAAAGTTGGCGCAGAAAGAATTGTTATTGATCGGAAATGA